The Herpetosiphonaceae bacterium genome window below encodes:
- a CDS encoding flavodoxin domain-containing protein, which produces MAGRAGVDPANRLYATGRERRDTMGARVLVSYASQFGATQAIAETIGAALREAGAEVDVRLVLDVNDLSGYQAVIVGSPIYNGQWLPEAIYFVQHYEATLRQMPVAYFVVSMTMREDTPEHRQRVLEYLAMVREAAPTIEPVDIGLFAGKLDYHNLPLLDRVLFWLRERLPSGDFRNWNVVRTWVERVRPELTKN; this is translated from the coding sequence TTGGCGGGACGAGCCGGTGTCGATCCCGCCAATCGTCTATACGCGACCGGGCGGGAGCGACGGGATACGATGGGCGCGCGAGTGTTGGTATCATACGCCAGCCAGTTCGGCGCGACGCAGGCCATCGCCGAGACGATCGGCGCGGCGCTGCGCGAGGCCGGGGCGGAGGTCGACGTGCGCCTGGTGCTGGATGTGAACGATCTGAGCGGCTATCAGGCCGTGATCGTCGGCAGCCCGATCTACAACGGACAGTGGCTACCGGAGGCGATCTATTTTGTCCAGCATTACGAGGCGACGCTGCGCCAGATGCCGGTGGCCTATTTCGTGGTTTCGATGACGATGCGCGAAGACACTCCCGAACATCGCCAGCGGGTGCTGGAGTACCTCGCGATGGTTCGAGAGGCCGCGCCGACGATCGAGCCGGTGGACATCGGACTCTTCGCCGGAAAGCTGGATTACCACAACTTGCCGCTGCTGGACCGCGTGCTCTTCTGGCTGCGCGAGCGTCTGCCGAGCGGCGACTTCCGCAACTGGAACGTCGTCCGCACCTGGGTGGAGCGTGTTCGTCCAGAGCTAACCAAGAACTGA
- a CDS encoding DUF5668 domain-containing protein, whose protein sequence is MSVMQEQARPARHGGLVGPALLVAVGVVFLLNNMGILAWSVWDMLWRFWPVVLIAIGLDLLVGRRIGQALSALFILVLLAVLVGATLIYGTWSVGQAIPAGTTFSQPIGEARQANINVEFGVGTLRVNALPESANLIEGAFTLPSNERVISDVSDRSGTAYVTLRSQSTQTRGFWRSWQGDRVWDIKLSPDLPLQLRINSGVGTALLNLSQLQVTDLTINTGVGQTTVTLPESGTVRARIEGGVGDAVVVVPNGMAAKIDVQTGLGHVTVPDSYSQQDKTYTSPDYATATSRVDLRIQGGLGNITVQQAAER, encoded by the coding sequence ATGAGCGTGATGCAAGAGCAAGCCAGGCCAGCCCGTCACGGCGGGCTGGTCGGTCCCGCGCTCCTTGTCGCCGTCGGCGTTGTGTTTCTGCTGAACAACATGGGCATTCTGGCCTGGAGCGTCTGGGATATGCTGTGGCGCTTCTGGCCGGTGGTGCTGATCGCGATCGGCCTGGATCTGCTCGTCGGGCGGCGCATCGGGCAGGCGCTCAGCGCGCTGTTCATTCTGGTGCTGCTGGCGGTGCTGGTAGGTGCCACGCTGATCTACGGCACGTGGTCGGTCGGCCAGGCTATTCCGGCGGGCACGACCTTTAGCCAGCCGATCGGCGAAGCCCGACAGGCGAATATCAACGTTGAGTTTGGCGTGGGCACGCTGCGCGTGAACGCGCTGCCCGAATCGGCCAATCTGATCGAAGGCGCGTTTACGCTGCCCAGCAATGAGCGCGTGATCAGCGACGTGTCGGATCGGAGCGGCACGGCCTATGTCACGCTGCGCAGCCAGTCCACGCAGACCAGGGGCTTCTGGCGCAGCTGGCAGGGCGATCGTGTCTGGGACATTAAGCTCAGCCCCGATCTGCCGTTGCAGCTCAGGATCAACAGCGGCGTCGGCACGGCGCTGCTCAACCTGAGCCAGCTCCAGGTGACGGACCTGACGATCAATACCGGCGTTGGTCAGACCACCGTGACCCTGCCGGAGAGCGGCACGGTGCGCGCCCGCATCGAGGGCGGCGTCGGCGACGCGGTGGTCGTCGTGCCTAATGGCATGGCCGCCAAGATCGATGTGCAGACCGGCCTGGGCCATGTGACGGTGCCCGACAGCTATAGCCAGCAGGATAAGACCTACACGTCGCCCGACTATGCCACGGCCACGAGTCGCGTCGATCTCAGGATTCAAGGCGGCTTAGGCAACATCACGGTGCAGCAGGCGGCGGAGCGGTGA
- a CDS encoding PspC domain-containing protein, translating into MKTKLYRSRTNSMIGGVCGGLADYLGIDVTIVRLFFVLLALGNGPGVLIYIILWIILPLEGEGALASTTTVRSGASEIAGHARNLGSEARSAFSGANPQAGMLIGWALLFFGAFFLVENLDLPGFRWVDSGMLWPLLLIVGGMALMWRRMKGVES; encoded by the coding sequence ATGAAGACCAAACTTTACCGCAGCCGCACTAACTCGATGATCGGCGGCGTCTGCGGCGGTCTTGCCGACTATCTCGGCATCGACGTGACGATCGTGCGGCTATTCTTTGTGCTGCTTGCGCTCGGCAACGGGCCGGGCGTCCTGATTTACATCATTCTCTGGATCATCCTTCCGCTGGAAGGCGAAGGAGCGCTCGCCAGCACCACGACGGTCCGCTCCGGCGCGAGCGAGATCGCGGGCCACGCGCGCAACCTGGGCAGCGAGGCGCGCAGCGCGTTCAGCGGCGCTAACCCACAGGCGGGGATGTTAATCGGCTGGGCGCTGCTGTTCTTCGGCGCGTTCTTCCTCGTAGAAAACCTTGACCTGCCGGGGTTCCGCTGGGTGGATAGCGGGATGCTGTGGCCGCTGCTGCTGATCGTCGGCGGCATGGCCCTGATGTGGCGGCGGATGAAAGGAGTAGAGTCATGA
- a CDS encoding GntR family transcriptional regulator has translation MAALDPASPRPLYAQLAAYLRQQIESGVWQRNSRLPPEIELAAQFEVSRGTVRQAMDLLVKQGLLQRIPGKGTFVTLPDTHARSQLIGIVVPYLRDSLTTDMLRGAESVLRRSGYSLIFCHSEGDLQLEQAQIEQLQREGVGGLIVFPVAAAGESTLLRQALQPRLPLVIIDRRLPHLSAYHVLADNIGGAYRAVEHLLAQGHSRIACISLPERPSSIEERIRGYEQALRDAGILPLAAVALALGKHAAGDSVPRYTAEELAPIDQLLAVRERPTALFCVNDFIALGVMQHVLARGLRVPQDLAIVGFDDIALAPYMPVPLTTVAQPKYEIGARAAQLLLDQIAGVAPADREIVLPTDLVVRASTGLPAATTAEAPTVVAQPQR, from the coding sequence ATGGCAGCGCTTGATCCGGCCAGTCCTCGTCCGCTCTATGCACAGCTTGCCGCCTACCTGCGCCAGCAGATCGAGTCAGGAGTATGGCAGCGCAACAGCCGCCTGCCGCCTGAGATCGAGCTGGCAGCGCAGTTCGAGGTCAGCCGAGGCACGGTGCGACAGGCGATGGACCTGCTCGTCAAGCAGGGCTTGCTTCAGCGCATACCGGGCAAAGGCACCTTTGTCACCCTCCCCGACACGCACGCACGCTCCCAACTGATCGGCATCGTCGTGCCGTATCTGCGCGACTCGCTCACCACCGATATGCTGCGCGGCGCCGAGAGCGTGCTCCGCCGCAGTGGCTATAGCCTGATCTTCTGCCACTCGGAGGGCGATCTTCAGCTTGAGCAGGCGCAGATCGAACAGCTCCAGCGCGAGGGCGTCGGCGGGCTGATCGTGTTTCCCGTCGCGGCGGCAGGCGAGTCGACCCTGCTGCGGCAAGCGCTGCAGCCACGGCTCCCGCTGGTGATCATCGATCGACGGCTGCCGCACCTGTCAGCGTATCACGTCCTCGCCGATAACATTGGCGGCGCATACCGCGCTGTCGAGCATCTGCTGGCGCAGGGCCACAGCCGGATCGCCTGCATCAGCCTGCCTGAGCGTCCCAGCAGCATCGAGGAGCGCATCCGGGGCTACGAGCAGGCGCTGCGCGACGCCGGGATTTTGCCGCTGGCAGCCGTCGCGCTCGCGCTCGGCAAGCACGCGGCGGGGGATAGCGTGCCGCGCTACACCGCCGAGGAGCTTGCGCCGATCGATCAACTGCTGGCCGTGCGCGAGCGTCCGACCGCGCTCTTTTGCGTCAACGATTTTATTGCGTTGGGCGTGATGCAGCACGTTCTGGCCCGTGGCCTGCGCGTGCCGCAGGATCTTGCGATCGTTGGCTTCGACGACATCGCGCTCGCGCCGTACATGCCCGTGCCGCTGACCACCGTGGCACAGCCCAAGTATGAGATCGGCGCGCGCGCGGCGCAACTGCTGCTCGATCAGATCGCCGGCGTCGCTCCCGCCGACCGCGAGATCGTGCTCCCGACCGATCTGGTCGTGCGCGCGTCAACGGGCTTGCCAGCCGCGACGACCGCCGAAGCGCCGACGGTTGTCGCGCAACCGCAACGCTGA